The following coding sequences lie in one Heliangelus exortis chromosome 8, bHelExo1.hap1, whole genome shotgun sequence genomic window:
- the MAGOH gene encoding protein mago nashi homolog: MASDFYLRYYVGHKGKFGHEFLEFEFRPDGKLRYANNSNYKNDVMIRKEAYVHKSVMEELKRIIDDSEITKEDDALWPPPDRVGRQELEIVIGDEHISFTTSKIGSLIDVNQSKDPEGLRVFYYLVQDLKCLVFSLIGLHFKIKPI; this comes from the exons ATGGCGAGCGACTTCTACCTCCGGTACTACGTGGGGCACAAGGGCAAGTTCGGCCACGAGTTCCTCGAGTTCGAGTTCCGGCCCGATG GGAAGCTTCGTTACGCCAACAACAGCAACTACAAAAATGACGTCATGATCCGAAAGGAG GCTTATGTGCATAAGAGCGTGATGGAGGAGCTGAAGAGAATCATCGACGACAGTGAGATCACAAAAGAAGATGATGCCTTGTGGCCTCCCCCCGACAGAGTCGGCAGACAG gagCTCGAAATAGTAATTGGTGATGAGCACATCTCCTTTACCACGTCAAAAATTGGTTCACTGATTGATGTAAATCAGTCCAA GGATCCAGAAGGCTTGAGAGTGTTCTACTACCTGGTCCAGGACCTTAAGTGTCTAGTCTTCAGTCTTATTGGACTGCACTTCAAGATTAAACCCATCTAA
- the CZIB gene encoding CXXC motif containing zinc binding protein, with protein sequence MGKIGLQLRATLENITRLRAEGEDFRWYLKLKCGNCGEVSEKWQYLRLMDSVPLKGGRGSATMVQKCKLCSRESSIDILSQTIKPYNAEDSEKFKTIVEFECRGLEPVDFQPQAGFAAEGAESGTPFNDINLLEKDWNDYDEKAKESVGIYEVTHKFVKC encoded by the exons ATGGGG AAGATCGGGCTGCAGCTGCGGGCCACGCTGGAGAACATCACCCGGCTGCGGGCCGAGGGGGAGGATTTCCGCTGGTACCTCAAG ctgaaatgtgGGAACTGTGGTGAGGTTTCTGAGAAGTGGCAGTATCTGCGGCTGATG GACAGTGTTCccctgaaaggagggagaggaagtgCCACTATGGTGCAGAAATGCAAGCTGTGCTCCAGGGAGAGCTCCATTG atattttaagTCAGACTATCAAGCCTTACAAT GCTGAAGACAGTGAGAAATTCAAAACAATAGTGGAGTTTGAATGCCGAGGTCTGGAACCAGTTGACTTTCAACCACAG GCAGGGTTTGCTGCTGAAGGTGCAGAGTCTGGCACACCTTTCAATGATATAAACTTGTTGGAAAAG GATTGGAATGACTACgatgaaaaagcaaaggaatcTGTTGGGATCTATGAAGTTACCCATAAATTTGTAAAATGCTAA
- the CPT2 gene encoding carnitine O-palmitoyltransferase 2, mitochondrial, with protein sequence MTGVMAARQLLLRRAAAGPRWRRGYSSAGAAEYLHRSIVPTMHYQKSLPRLPIPKLEDTIKRYLNAQKPLLNDDQFRKTEELAHRFEKGIGKELHEQLVAQDNQNKHTSYITGPWFDMYLEAREPIVLNFNPFMSFNPDPKAEYNDQLIRATNMTVSALRFMKTFRAGYLEPEVFHLNPEKSDTQIFKNIIRFVPSSISWFGAYMVNAYPLDMSQYFRLFNSTRLPKLHKDELYTDEKAKHLLVLRNGNFYVFDVIDRDGNTLKPSEIQAHLKYILSDTSPAPAFPLGYLPSENRDTWALLRKNLLDNGNGEALHKVDSALFCLSLDDFPIKDLVHLSRTMLHGDGANRWFDKSFTLIITKDGTAGINFEHSWGDGVAVLRFQNEVFKDSTKAPAISPQSQPASVDSSRAVQKLDFKLNDALKAGITKAKQKFDATVEALSLDMMQFNEGGKNLLKQKKVSPDAVAQLAFQMAFLRQYNQTVATYESCSTAAFKHGRTETIRPASVHTKKCSEAFVREPSKHSTEELQELIMECSKYHGRLTKEAAMGQGFDRHLFGLRHLALSKGIALPDFYQDQAYAQLNHNIISTSTLVSPAVQLGGFGPVVSDGFGVGYQVQDDWIGCNVSSYPARDGKEYLQCIYKSLEDIFNVLKGKKIGS encoded by the exons ACTGCCGATTCCCAAACTTGAAGATACAATTAAGAGATATCTAAATGCCCAGAAACCTCTTTTAAATGATGACCAATTCAG GAAGACTGAAGAACTTGCTCATCGCTTTGAAAAGGGGATTGGGAAAGAGCTGCATGAGCAACTGGTTGCTCAAGACAATCAGAACAAGCACACTAGTTACATCACAG GTCCCTGGTTTGACATGTACCTAGAAGCACGTGAACCTattgttttgaattttaatcCATTTATGTCTTTTAATCCTGATCCAAAAGCTGAATATAATGATCAGCTCATACGAGCTACAAACATGACTGTTTCTGCTTTACGTTTTATGAAGACCTTCAGAGCTGGTTATCTTGAACCAGAGGTTTTTCACCTTAATCCAGAAAAAAGTGACACTcagatctttaaaaatattatccGATTTGTGCCTTCTTCAATTTCTTGGTTTGGTGCCTACATGGTCAATGCATACCCCCTTGATATGTCCCAGTACTTCAGGCTTTTCAATTCTACACGGCTGCCCAAACTCCACAAAGATGAGCTTTATACAGATGAAAAGGCAAAACATTTGCTGGTACTGAGAAATGGGAACTTTTATGTGTTTGATGTTATTGATAGAGATGGAAACACACTGAAACCTTCAGAAATACAAGCACACTTGAAATACATCCTTAGTGACACCAGTCCAGCTCCGGCCTTCCCTCTTGGCTACCTCCCCAGTGAAAACCGAGATACGTGGGCATTGCTGAGAAAGAATCTACTGGATAATGGCAATGGAGAAGCTCTTCACAAAGTAGACTCAGCATTGTTTTGTTTAAGTTTAGATGATTTTCCCATTAAAGACTTGGTGCACTTGTCCCGCACTATGTTGCATGGAGATGGTGCCAACCGCTGGTTTGACAAATCCTTTACTCTCATCATAACTAAGGATGGAACTGCAGGAATTAATTTTGAACATTCGTGGGGAGATGGTGTGGCTGTGCTCAGGTTCCAGAACGAGGTTTTTAAAGATAGCACCAAGGCACCAGCCATCAGCCCCCAGTCCCAGCCTGCTTCAGTAGACTCTTCTAGAGCAGTACAGAAACTTGACTTCAAGCTGAATGATGCCTTAAAAGCAGGAATTACCAAAGCCAAACAGAAATTCGATGCCACAGTAGAAGCACTGTCTCTTGATATGATGCAGTTCAATGAAGGGGGCAAGAACCTTCTAAAGCAGAAGAAGGTAAGTCCAGATGCTGTGGCTCAGCTTGCCTTCCAGATGGCTTTCCTTCGACAGTACAATCAAACTGTTGCTACATATGAGTCTTGCAGTACTGCAGCTTTCAAACATGGTCGTACAGAAACCATACGTCCTGCCTCAGTCCATACAAAGAAATGCTCAGAAGCTTTTGTCAGGGAACCATCcaaacacagcacagaagaGCTTCAGGAGTTGATCATGGAGTGCTCAAAATACCATGGCCGTTTGACAAAGGAAGCTGCTATGG gtCAGGGATTTGACCGGCACCTCTTTGGCTTGCGCCATTTAGCCTTATCCAAAGGTATTGCTCTGCCTGATTTCTATCAAGACCAAGCCTATGCTCAGCTTAATCACAACATCATTTCCACAAGCACACTGGTTAGCCCAGCTGTGCAATTAGGAGGGTTTGGCCCAGTTGTGTCTGATGGCTTTGGAGTAGGGTATCAGGTCCAGGATGATTGGATAGGTTGTAATGTTTCTTCTTACCCAGCTAGGGATGGTAAAGAATACCTTCAGTGTATATATAAGTCATTAGAAGACATCTTTAATGTTTTGAAGGGTAAGAAAATTGGtagttag